The Coleofasciculus chthonoplastes PCC 7420 DNA segment CATGACCGATGCTCTGATGCATCAACTCCTCTCTCAGCTAAAGCAGCATCAACCCACGGTGGTTGGTTTGGATATGTATCGAGATATTCCCATCCCTCCGGGTAACTCCCAATTAACCCAACTATTTAAAAACAGCGATAATATTATTCCCATTTGTAGGTTAGGTAACGAAACCAGCCGAGGGACTCCCCCACCCGAAGGGGTGTCTCAGGATCAAGTTGGCTTTGCGGATTTAGCCATCGATGAAGGGGGTGTCGTGCGTCGGGCGTTATTGTTTCACAATGCCGACATTCCTGAAGGTTGTACCACCCGTTTTTCTTTTAACTTTCAACTTGCCCGGTACTACCTCGAACAAAAAGGAATTGAGCCACAAACTATTCAGCAAAACGGAAAGGAGTATCTAAAATGGGGTGATATCGTCTTTAAACCCCTATCTCCCACATCGGGGGGTTACCAACAAGCGGATACTGGTGGCTATCAAATTTTGTTGAATTACCGCACTGGCCAAAAGTTAGCCGATAGTGTGACCCTGACAGACGTTTTCGAAGATCGTGTTGATCCGAGCTTAGTTAAAGACCGCATTGTCCTGATTGGGGTTTCTGATCCAGCAGAAAATGATCTGTTTTCCACGCCCTACAGTTCCCAAGGGGAAGTTCTTCAAAAAATGCCAGGAGTAGTTGTCCATGGGCATATCGTCAGTCAACTGTTGAGTACGGTACTAGATGGGCGACCCCTGCTTGGGTTTTGGTCAGAATGGGAGGAGATTTTATGGATTTTAGGATGGGCGCTAGTTGGGGGGAGTTTGACCTGGAAAATACGTCATCCCCTGGTTTTGGGTTTGAGTACAATCGGTGCGCTAATTGTAGTGTTTGGCATTGGCTTTTTCATCTTTACTCAATACGGATGGATTCCCGTTGTAGCTCCTGCCTTTGCTCTCATGTCCATACCAATTGTTAATATTTCTCTGCGACTACTTGAGTTCATATTGAATATTCTCATTCATGCATGGCTAACTGAATTTTTTTGAATAGGAGTTAAGCGATCGCGGCTTTTCCTTCCCTTAATATAATAGTGTTTACATTTGAGATGTGAAACTCACGATAGTGGAAAAAGGCAAATAAGTAATTAAACCCGCCCCGATTAACATACGCCTGAAGCTATTTGAAAAACTCGCACCATTGGTGCGAGAAATTGGTTGGACGTAGAATCTCATGATTGTGGAAAAATGCAAGAGTGAATCAGAAAATAGGAATTAAATAGGGCATGGCATTGCCATGCCCCTACCATTGCTTAGAGCGAATTAATTGGGTAGGGGTACGATATTATTGTGCCCTGATCTAACTGTTTCATCAGTCTTAACTTTCCCTGTCGGTAATTCCAACCAGAATACTCACCAAATCTTCTAAATCATCCGGTAGAGAATAGAGCGTAATATCTTCGGTAATCAGTTGTTGATTAACATTGCAAATCATGGTGCGTTACGGCGATATTCCCATTAACAGGATAATTAATATAAGTGGTTACGCCTAACGCACCCTACGATTATACGGTTCTTACAAAGGACAAAGGACATAAGACCAATGACCAATCACCACTGTAAATCAGAGATGTCTGGTTCTTCTCCACCGAAGTCTATATCATCTGACGCCACGGGTAATGTTTCTAGGGTAAACGTAACCGCATTAAGCTGTTTTTTCAGATGAACGATCGCGTCTTCCAATTGTTTTATCGTCGCTTTATCTAATTGGGAACTGATTTTTTGATTGAGCGCCTCAATCTGACGATTAATGTCTTCGATCGCCTCCTCTCCACCGCTGAGATCCACTTCAAAGAGTGCAGCTTGATTCTCGGCGATGGTTTGAGTTAAACTGTCAAGCTGTTCGTCGATCGCGGCGATCGCTCCTTCCACCCCACTGAAGTCTAAGTCAGCCAGCATGGGTAGGTTCTCTAGACACAACTCCATCGCATCTAACTGGAAATCGATATCCTTGAGGGCGTCATCTTTTTCCTTCTTGGACATTGATTCCGATTCTTCAGTAAATTGCACCAGGGTGGTATAAATCTGCTCACCTAACTGATTGATCGCCTCTTGCAATTGCTCAATAGCTTGAACTTCCGGTCGTGCATTAAACTGTTGATTGAAGGCGTCGAGTTGGGTGTGAACCTCGGTAATCGCTTGTTCTAACCCACTCAGATCTAGGTCTGGCGTTGTCGGTAAACCTCCCAAACGAGATGTGATTATGTTGACGTGATCCGTTAACTGAATCAGCGTCATTTTTAATCCCTCAACTGCTTGAGTCGCAGGCTGATTGTGAAACTGTTCGTTCAGGGATTTTAGCTTATCCGTAAGCGGTGCGATCGCCTCATTTTCGGGAAGTTGCTGAATTTGTTCCAGTGCGGGGATTGTGGGGATGGGAGGGGGAGGTGCAACAACCTCCTCTTCGACTAAATCGGTAAGGGTGGGTTGAATCGGTGCGGGTTCGGTGTCGGGTGTCCCCGGAAATTGCTCGAAACGCGCCGTTAGTTGATCCAGGCGATCATGAACATCAACGATCGCTGATCCGATTTCCATCAAATCGACTCCCGGCGTCGCTGAGGTTTGGTCAAGCTGATTCGTCAGTATCTCCAGTTGTTCAGCCAGTTGACCAATCATGATTTGCGACTGTTCCATCTCCTGGAGTTCCGGACGATTCTGGAACTGTTGCTGGAGTTGGCTTAATTGTTCCGCGAGTTCCGACAGTGCGGCTTCGATTCCGCTTTGATCGGTTTCCGTTGCGACGGGAGTGGATAATGTATTTACCCGTTCGGTTAAGGTTTCAATCTGATCGGTAATCTCAGCAAGGGTTTGTTCCATCGCCCTCCGATCAACGTCTGGCGTTGTCGGTACCTGAGTTAGGCGGGTACTCAGGGTTTCCAGTTGTTGAGTCAGATCCGCGATCGCGGTTTGGGATTGCTGGATTTCCTCTAGTTCTGGACGTTCCTGGAATTGTTGCTGAAGTTGACTGACTTGTTCAGTCAGATCAAACAGCGCCGCTTCGACGCTATTCAAATCGGTTTCGGTGGGAGTGGAGAGGGTATTCACCCGTTCGGTTAAGGTTTCAACTTGACTGGTAATCTCGCCAATGGTTTGTTCAATTCCACCCAGATTGATCTCTGGAATAATCGGTAACTGATCCAGGCGAATATTCAGGGTTTCCAGTCGTTGCGTTAGATCCGCGATCGCACGTTGAGATTGCTGGATTTCCTCTAGTTCTGGACGTTCCTGGAACTGTTGCTGGAGTTGGCTTAATTGTTCCGCCAGTTGAGATAGGGAGTCTTCTACCCCACTCAAATCGGTTTCGGTGGGAGTGGAGAGGGTATTCACCCGTTCGGTTAGGGTGTCGATTTGACCCGCAATTTCGGCAATGGTTTGTTCAATCCCACTCAGATCTACCTCTGGTGTCGTCGGTACCTGAGTTAGGCGGGTACTCAGGATGTCCAGTTGTTCCGTTAGATCCGCGATCGCATTCTGAGATTGCTCGATTTCCTCTAGTTCTGGACGAGTCTGGAATTGTTGTTGGAATTGGCTAAATTGGTCAGTGAGTTCTGACAGCGCGGTTTCAACGCCACTGACATCGGTTTCGGTGGGGGTGGATAGGGTATTTACCTGTGTGGTTAGGCTGTCAATTTGACGGGTAATCTCAACCAGGGTTTGTTCAGGGAGACTACCCTCACCCTCTGGTGTGGTTGACAACTGATCCAGGCGCGTGGTAAGGGTTTCCAGTTGCTGACTCAGTTGGGCGATCGCATTCTGAGATTGCTCGATTTCCTCTAGTTCTGGACGAGTCTGGAACTGTTGCTGGAGTTGGCTAAATTGGTCAGTCAGTTCTGACAGTGCGGTTTCGATTCCACTCACATCTGTTTCTGGGGGAGTGGATAGGGTATTCACCCGTTCGGTTAAGGTTTCAATCTGATCGGTGATCTCCGCAATGGTTTGTGCGGTGACATTACCATCACTCTCTGGTGCTGTGGATAACTGATCCAGGCGGTTGCTTAGGGTTTCTAGTTCCTCCGTCAGTTGGGCGATCGCACTTTGCGTTTGCTCAAGTTCTGGAAGTTCCGGTCGAGTCTGGAACTGTCGATTCAGGGTGTTAATCTGACTTTGAATTTGACCTAGGGTGTCTTCTGCGTCAAATAGATCGGTGTCTGAAGGAGTAGAGAGGGTGTTGACTTGCTGGGTTAAGTTGTCGATTTGTGCGGTAATGTCAGCAATGGCTTGTTCTAACTGACTGACATCGGTTTGGGAAACTGGGTAAAGCTGGTCAACTCGTTGGCTGAGGGTTTCAATTTGACCCCGAATCTCGCCAATCAACTGTTCCACGCCTTCCTCTGATGTCGTTGGGAGTTGGTCAAGGCGGCTATTGAGGATGGCAAATTGTTCCGTAAGTTGGCTAATTTCGGTTTGCGATCGCTCAATGGTTTCTAGTTCGGGTCTGGTGGTAAATTGTTGATGGAGTTGACCCAGTTGTTGATTAAAATCAATGATCGCGGCTTCGATTTCACTGAAGTCGGTGGCTTCGGGGGTGGCGGTTAAGGGGAGATGATCAACTCGTGCGCTTAATGTCTCCAGTTGTTCGCTGATATCCGCGATCGCGCCTTCTATCCCAAGTAAATCGGTGTCGGGAATTGGGGAGAGGGTGTTAACTTGAGTGGTTAAGGTTTCCAGTTGATGGGTAATTTCGGCGATCGCGGTTGACTCTTCGCCGGGTACAGTGGGAAGCTGTTCCAGGCGCTGGCTAATGGTTTCGAGTTGTTCGGTTAGGTCTGCGATCGCACGTTGGGATTGCTCAATAATTTGCAGTTCGGGTCGATTCTGGAATTGCTGCTGAATCGTGTTAATTTGACCATGGATTTGGACGATCGCTTCTTCAATTTCAGTGAAGTCGGTTTCGCCGGAGAGGGGAAGGGTATTGACTCGTGCGGTTAAGGTTTCGATTTGACTGGTAATCTGAGCAATAACGGGTTCTAAACCGTTTAAGTTAGCCGCTGATGCGGTGGGAAGTTGATCCAGGCGAGTGCTGAGGGTTTCGAGTTGTTCACTCAGATCAGTAATGATTTGTAATTCCGGGCGATTCTGGAACTGTTCTTGGAGTTGGCTAAATTCCTCGGTGAGTTCTGAAAGTGCGGCGTCTACTCCGGTGAGATCAGTGTTGCTGGCGCTGGGTAGGGTGTTAACCTGAGTGGTTAAGGTTTCAACTTGATGGGTAATTTCGGCGATCGCACTTTCGACGCTGATTAAGTCGGTTAGGGGTGCGGTGGGTAACTCATCCAGGCGATGACTCAGGGTTGCGACGTGATCTCTAAGTTGGGCGATGGTTTGCAGTTCTGGACGAGTCTGGAACTGGTGCTGAAGTTGGCTAAATTCCTCGGTGAGTTCTGAAAGTGCGGCGTCTACTCCGGTGAGATCGGTTCCTGTGGCGCTGGGTAGGGTGTTAACTTGCGTGGTTAAGGTTTCAACTTGGCTAGTAATTTCCGCGATCGCGCCTTCGATCATACTTAAGTCTACCTCTGATGTTGCAGGTAACTGATCCAGGCGAACCGTAATCGTACCGAGTTGTTCATGGAGTTGGGCGATCGCCGCCTGAGTTTGCTCAATATCCTCAAGTTCTGGACGACTATGGAATTGTTGATAGAGTTGGCTAAATTGCTCTGTCAGTTCAAAAACGGCTTGTTCAATGCTACTTAAGTCTACCTCTGGCTCAGTCGGTAGCTGCTCGAACCGGGTACTGAGGGTATTGAACTGTTCGGTCAGTTGGGCGACAGTGGTTTGCAACTGTTCAATGGTTTGTAGTTCCGGGCGAGTATTAAAGGTTTGAGTCAGTTGGGTGAATTGCTCGGTTAATTCACTTAGGGAGGCTTTTAAGTCCTCTATCGCCGTTTTTTCGGGTCGAGCATTAAATTGTTGGTCTAAGCTATTGAGTTGATTATTCAGCGTGGGGATAGTTTGGACTTGCTGATGTAGGGATTGAATCAGTTGATAGGTTTCCCCGATCGCACTTCTGGTGCTATCCTGTGTCTGCTGTATCGTATTGCGTCGGTTCAACAGGTTCAGCGCCAGCGCCACGGTTAACGGCGTTGCGGCGTAAGCCACCTGCTGAGATGTCGCCGCTACGACAGTCCCGACAGCAGAGCCAGCCAAGGAAATATATTCAAAGATTTCTAGCAATGATTTTTGAGTCATAGGTTTCTCTATAGTCCGACTACTTATAAATTGAACGGTAAGCTGTGATCACCGTCGTAGATTTCCCTAAATTAATAATTCTTTTTTGACAGGTTTTTTGAGGGTTAAACTAAAATCAGAAAACCGGAATAGACCTATCGTGCCATTGACGGTGATACGCTATTACTTACCCAAACCTGTTATACCTGTCCGGATTTTTGAGGTAGATCTGTCTTACACCTGTTGAGGAGATGCGGTTCCCTTCGCCGTCTTATTTCTTGGCTAAAAGAATAAGTCATTTCACCGTAACTCAAACAGCTAGCCTGGAATCAAGACACGATGAACGACGTTCTCCGCTAGAATTAGGAGCGAGCGCTCGCGCTAGTCTCAGCGAGAATTCTCTACTCACCGATAATCTAGTCAACTGATATTCTAAACAACTACAATGGCGATTGCCTACAAGTTTATGGTAACTTTAAGTACCTGGACATAAATTATGTCTGTTGTATTAATAAATGTTAACAAGCCTCAAGTTATTACTGTTTTCAGTTCCCGGTTCCCGGTTCTCTAATCTCAACCGTT contains these protein-coding regions:
- a CDS encoding CHASE2 domain-containing protein, producing MRLYLTISGLTGTILTSIALIVLLFGTRQFERLEPWELNVFDIMMQLRPSLPPDPRLLVVEVTENDIQSLEQWPMTDALMHQLLSQLKQHQPTVVGLDMYRDIPIPPGNSQLTQLFKNSDNIIPICRLGNETSRGTPPPEGVSQDQVGFADLAIDEGGVVRRALLFHNADIPEGCTTRFSFNFQLARYYLEQKGIEPQTIQQNGKEYLKWGDIVFKPLSPTSGGYQQADTGGYQILLNYRTGQKLADSVTLTDVFEDRVDPSLVKDRIVLIGVSDPAENDLFSTPYSSQGEVLQKMPGVVVHGHIVSQLLSTVLDGRPLLGFWSEWEEILWILGWALVGGSLTWKIRHPLVLGLSTIGALIVVFGIGFFIFTQYGWIPVVAPAFALMSIPIVNISLRLLEFILNILIHAWLTEFF